A region of Lycium barbarum isolate Lr01 chromosome 3, ASM1917538v2, whole genome shotgun sequence DNA encodes the following proteins:
- the LOC132633064 gene encoding uncharacterized protein LOC132633064 encodes MDWFSWLCKTGLEPSLVYEYGLAFAHNELEHEDIVYFNHEFLQSIGISIGKHRLEILKLAKKERGTIPNSMSRFLQVIKRTKRRLSNYVRNWGHNEELALALVPKRNGNSRWKNSMVKRNKKVVAVKQDTLLLTNGSHNFSSDSRMNSFSSPMVYDGKMATDYWGAYAVEEIRWDTMFQNLKPT; translated from the coding sequence ATGGACTGGTTTTCTTGGCTTTGCAAAACAGGGCTAGAGCCCTCTCTTGTTTATGAATATGGCCTAGCTTTTGCTCATAATGAGCTCGAACACGAAGATATCGTTTACTTCAACCACGAATTTCTTCAAAGCATAGGCATTTCCATTGGCAAACACAGGTTAGAAATTCTCAAACTTGCCAAGAAAGAAAGAGGAACCATTCCAAATTCCATGTCCAGATTTCTTCAAGTGATTAAACGAACAAAAAGGCGTTTATCGAATTATGTAAGGAACTGGGGACACAATGAAGAATTAGCTCTTGCTTTAGTACCAAAAAGAAATGGCAATTCCAGATGGAAAAATTCAATGGTGAAGAGGAACAAGAAGGTTGTTGCAGTTAAGCAGGATACGTTGTTGCTCACAAATGGGAGTCATAATTTCAGTTCAGATTCAAGAATGAATAGTTTCTCTAGTCCAATGGTTTATGATGGAAAAATGGCAACAGATTATTGGGGAGCGTATGCAGTTGAAGAGATCAGGTGGGATACTATGTTTCAGAATTTAAAACCAACTTaa
- the LOC132633065 gene encoding amino acid transporter AVT6E, producing MDSNYSAITKDSFVELQVKDDNVRDNEQLKPRDNDDLEADDIDLDNLPLIFGEDKSGSGVYGAVFNLTTTIIGAGIMALPATMKVLGLVVGVVLIFLMGVLSEISVELLVRFSVQCKASSYGEVVQAALGKTAKILSEICIIVNNAGVLVVYLIIIGDVLSGSIRHTGVFDQWLGHGMWDHRKLVILIILVVFLAPLCAMDKIDSLSMSSAASVALAVVFVVVAFTIAFIKLVEGKIEAPRLTPDFGSKKAILDLLVVIPIMSNAYVCHFNVQPIYNELEGRSPQKMNRVSRITSGICVLVYASTAIAGYLLFGKDTESDILTNFDKDLGIRFSTALNYIVRVGYVFHLVLVFPVIHFSLRQTVDALLFGGSAPLTESRKRCLALTAILLALLYLGSTMIPNIWTAFKFTGATTAVSLGYTFPSLIALRLSKEGGSGLSVREKILSWFMLTLAIIVSVVGVSGNIYSLSSKGN from the coding sequence ATGGATAGCAATTATTCGGCTATTACAAAGGATTCTTTTGTTGAATTACAAGTTAAAGATGATAACGTTAGGGATAACGAGCAATTGAAACCAAGGGATAATGATGATCTTGAAGCGGATGATATAGATTTGGATAATTTACCTCTAATTTTTGGTGAAGATAAATCTGGGTCTGGTGTATATGGTGCAGTTTTTAATTTAACAACCACTATTATTGGTGCTGGTATTATGGCTTTACCTGCTACAATGAAAGTTTTGGGTTTAGTTGTTGGGGTTGTTTTAATATTCTTGATGGGTGTTTTGTCTGAGATTAGTGTTGAATTGCTTGTCCGATTTTCGGTTCAATGTAAAGCTTCTTCTTATGGGGAGGTTGTTCAAGCTGCATTGGGTAAAACAGCTAAGATCTTGTCTGAGATTTGTATTATTGTGAACAATGCTGGTGTTTTGGTTGTATACTTGATTATAATTGGGGATGTTTTGTCTGGCTCGATTCGTCATACTGGGGTTTTCGATCAATGGTTAGGTCATGGAATGTGGGATCATAGGAAGTTAGTGATTTTGATCATATTGGTGGTTTTTCTTGCACCCCTTTGTGCAATGGATAAGATCGATTCGTTGAGTATGTCTTCCGCTGCTTCTGTAGCTCTTGCGGTTGTGTTTGTTGTAGTTGCTTTTACTATAGCATTTATTAAGCTTGTCGAGGGGAAAATTGAAGCTCCAAGGTTGACACCAGATTTCGGGTCTAAGAAGGCTATACTAGACCTGCTTGTGGTGATCCCCATAATGTCAAATGCATATGTTTGTCACTTCAATGTTCAGCCCATTTATAATGAGCTTGAAGGGCGATCTCCTCAGAAGATGAACCGTGTGAGCAGAATTACTTCTGGTATTTGTGTGTTGGTGTATGCTTCTACTGCAATAGCTGGTTATTTACTTTTTGGGAAGGATACTGAATCTGATATACTCACCAATTTCGACAAGGACCTTGGGATTCGTTTCAGCACAGCATTGAATTACATTGTTCGTGTTGGCTATGTTTTCCATCTGGTTCTTGTTTTCCCTGTTATCCATTTCTCCTTGAGGCAGACGGTGGATGCTTTGTTGTTTGGAGGATCTGCACCACTCACGGAAAGTAGGAAGAGGTGTCTGGCTTTGACTGCCATTCTCCTGGCTCTTTTATATTTAGGGTCGACTATGATTCCTAACATCTGGACTGCTTTCAAATTTACAGGGGCCACAACTGCAGTCTCTTTAGGCTATACGTTTCCATCTCTCATTGCTCTAAGGCTGAGCAAAGAAGGAGGAAGCGGTTTGAGTGTGAGAGAAAAGATTTTGTCTTGGTTCATGTTGACATTGGCCATTATAGTTAGCGTTGTTGGAGTGAGTGGCAATATTTATAGTCTCAGTAGCAAGGGTAATTGA